The Culex pipiens pallens isolate TS chromosome 2, TS_CPP_V2, whole genome shotgun sequence DNA window attgcctcaacaatcaagccttcggacacttagtttcgagtaggaatctcgcaatcgagaacgccaaggcaatgctgtagagcgaataatttgatttttttcaatttttttagcttttgtagtcatgtcttataaaaaataaatgaataaaatatatgaatcataaaaaaaaacttacttcatttgaatcacattggatttacaatttttggttcATTTGGAATCCAATGCACaacaatgaacaaaaaaaacttttttttatgtataagCTATCTAAATTTGTTGTCTTTGTTTAGATTGCAGTGTAGATTATCAACAATCCACTAGTATTAAGGTCATGCTgtgattttaaacttgaaaaacataacaaatatactgaaaacatataatttatgactgtttcaataATTTCACGGCATCCCGGGcattcccgggattcaaaaaatatttttcccgtttcccgggaaattaaaaaaaaacgggaaaattggacgccctaatcaATATGTTCGATCAttgatttgatatgatttttttaatatgaagaaTGACTGTactcaaaatattgaagaaaaaaacaacgtaTGTCATACAAAATGTCTGCTATTTTTCgatactcaactgtaaaaaaaaatgtgggaaATTCAATATACTTTTCGAATAGGTATTTTTGTTTAGGAAGAAAACGTTTCATTTTAgcactttattttaaaattattttatttttgttttggataaaaaaatacccttctgggttgttGCAGGTTTGACAAGTAACTTAAATTACTTTACTAATAATTGTCTCATACTGTTAAGGGGCCatctataaaccacgtggacacttttttgggaatctctaaccccccttcgtggacaattgtccatacaaaaaacatgttttttgtatggagcgtggacaatcgcaaatgtattgttgtttgaacattcgtgcttaAACTCAATTCAACAAATCATCTGTGCGGTTAACATTACGTAGTTTGCCTAACCGTTTAGAAAAGAAGGATGTTGGAAGTAATCACCGCCACATTCTCCAGAATGCGTTTTAAAAggatggctgcgctagggttagattagatttgattgCCAATATTTAACTTGTTGTTTGTATAATAACAGTCTGGACTTCATGCCTGATTTTTTCTGATATATCTTAATGGAATTCCATGTAATCATTTCAGTCAGAAAACTTAGCTAAATCGATGGGAGTTATTAAATAAGTATTCGAAACACAAGTTTTTTTCGGCATTTTAGCACtttaaaaaacttcagaaaaattgtatttatttattggaACATGTCTTACTACTTCAATAATATCAAAAACTTAAACGAAATCTTATTAATTTCACCCAGTTCACTGCTACAACGAACTGCAATGCAAATTCCTTATCAATCACAGTGTTATCTGCAgtcgttttatttattttgccatAGTCAATAGTAAAGCTTATTATTCCATCAGAAAATGTAAACATTAGTATACTTGGTGAATATTGGTTTATAATTTTGCATTCCCAACAGGGAAAAAGCATAGCAGTactcgaaaaattaattttacgaattatgctggattaaaaaatgttttgaatttttgaaattttttgaaaaattgttttcgctaaaaattttgttttcgtcatatcttaaactttttgaaaactaattttgcACGAGTTTCTCCGCcgtcttggaactgaaactccaGTGCCgctctcgatattttttcagtttcatgcgagtttcacggactggctgaaccaatttggaccgttttggtctcattcgatccgtcttggagtcccacaagaccctagtttatatcatgaagttttgtaaaatatctcaaaagttatgcttaaaatatgattttaaccaGTCTTCCCCGAACATGGTACAGTTCTGCACCCGAGCACAAGTTCTCAGTGCGCGTGAACCTCAAACACGCTTCGTCGCTATGTTCGGGTTCTCGCCGAACGCTGCACCAAACGCGCACCCGGTGTAAACTTGatgtaggggaaatctaccctttccaatcaaaaacctatcttcgtcatatggagagtttgatgctcgattaaagctccaaaaatactatttgggctataaacttaccagcaacagcaccgcctcgagtaagcacgcaaatttatgccacttactggccaaaaagatcacatttaatgcacttttgatcataatttgtattttgcgagaccacttctcatcattttgttggcacacacagtgacacacacgagaatccctcaaacgcttaatgaatatcgccaaaattaacttttcactttcgcttcctttttcacggcgcttaagatatgaaattgcttccaactaccggcaacatgttcttttgatcattagtaaggcactcacttgaagaataatcccgaaaaatgtaataaattagcaagcgccatcaaaaaaacaaacgcgccaagtcgtttgacgtttcaattttcactttgcattccactcgaaggctgaagaaaaccgagcgagagacgaaggcaaaaaagaacaaaggctggccgtcaacaccaccagcagcacagccagcgatgccaggaaactttccctataaatgccacttttcgtgagtgttcgtttgaactgtcagcgcaaatggcaacactcgacagagtgttggaagaaaaaagaactaagccgatattagaaaaatgggcgtggcccaatgcattcgcctcgattagaatacccttgggatttttttttgttaaatgcttggtaaagaaatagaataacttttagtgaaagtgaaaataaacagaaatattcacaaaaacttgctctactcgttggtgtacttggttttagtaaaattcaagggagactctagattattcagcatcattcaaacacgaccgcttattaggattaaaatgggtagatttcccctacaaAACCTCAGGTTTAAACGGCGTTCAAACGTAGATAATCGGATAGTTTGAATGTAGTAGTGTTAGATGTTTCATACATATAGCAGTCGCTGCTGTCTCGCTGTTGCTAGAGTAATCtttatagagctatctaagcccgatctcacgcacacaagcttaccatttgtttttgctggcgggtacaaattttaacctaaaaatccttcgtgtacgtacacgcaatacatgcgcacgtagataactctataagtTATAGGTTCGAGTTTACACACGACGATGGTGTTCGTTTGTGTACAAAAACCGGGCGCACGCAGACTGAACGCGGTGCAGGGAGCACTGATTTtaactaaagtccggaagattgtaaaaagggtggtttttgtaaggaaacccgttatgttatatatttttaaaaaggtatttcaaagacctttctaacgagcccAACATTGAAGATCGGACAACCCTATCCacagttataagcacttaagtgttatttatacactttttatagGCTGGAtctcataaattttgatgaataagTCCATCGTttgaaaggtattcaaaagaccctTTCAACGTGACTTAAAGATTGAACCCTAGCAAAAGTTAcgagcacttaagtgctaatgtAACACTTATCAGAGGCTAGATCTCaggcattttgataaaaatgttgtccggatctatcgtgAGGCCCATCGTTGGTGGGTAATAAGAAGACCTTTGCAACgtgaccaaaatattgaagatctaacaaccttatcaaatgaaaaaatataactttatcACGTGAGGAAGGCTTAGGGTGAAttaagaaagagagagagagagagagagagagagagagagagaaattaCAATTTCCAAAAGTCTTGCTTACCCGGATttagctgaaattttgaagggcCATTGCAACTTTTATTTCAAGGTTTTATCCCCCGTTCTTCAAGATattcagccattccacgtcaaacaggaagtctccaaatcaaaagtgctccgatttggctcaaatttggagtggaggttctttggcccaaataattagacccgtattttttttgtttggcaattagggtggttctatacgaaatagggtggtccaaaaaattgcgttttcgtcgattttcgcaaaaaacacatttttcaaaaaatcatatctccggaacggctgaaccaatctTGGAGCGCCagaaagaaaggttattagttgggcatttaaggaaaaatatgttgaggtccaaaaaaattagctgaatatttgaaaaggtcctataaaaatttcatttgctgatttcaaggtctcgggaccaaagagcccatgtctgaaaatatttttccctgattccttgtaatattttacataacatatcaaaaaattgcgaatatcctcATATTGGTAAAAGACGGTTAGGATTTCTTGTTCAAAGATTCTTTGGTATTCTGCAAATATTTGGTAGTAGCATAGCTGGTTTGCAAAATTCGGAAATCaggattaaaatttgtttattttttaaattggaaaattggaaataagAAAAGTGGCAGGAGtatgaaaaagttaaaaaaaagttgagttgtTCGTTAAAAGTTctcaatttacaaaaattttaaaattgcgaaattatatctcaataaaacaaaacaattcgCTTTTTCTTCTTTCGATAACCACAGTCGTCCTGTTCATCGCGGTCAGCGAGTTCGGCTGGTTCCCGGAGCTGGTCCAGAGGGGTTTCTACTGCGATGACCGCACCATCCAGCGGCCCTACAACGGAGACACAATCACAGCGGGGGTCATCGTCGTAAGTGGCCTATTGCCCTTGCTGCTCATTTGGCTAGCCGAAGCGCTGTTCTATGCACCGTCCACTGCGGAGTACATGAAAATGGCTGAAGTTCCTAGCTCACGGAGTTCGACCTCGTGGAGGCAGACTTGGTTCTGGTTCAAGAAGTATGGCCGGGGGTTGCTTCTGAAGCTGCTGGTGGTTGACGTGTTGAAGGTGAGGCTTTTTGGGGGTTAGGGAAATTTGGTGATGATCTTtgaaactgtgttttttttttctatctggTTGCAGATCTTCGCTGGTGAGCATCGGCCTCATTTTCTGGACACGTGTCGACCGAATGTGGTTTGCGAGGGAAGCGAGTAAGTTGAAAGAGTTGCCGGTTGATTTCGGGAAGACACTAACTTGAAATCGTCGTTTCAGGTACATTGCACAGTACACGTGCACCAACACCGAGGAGCGACCGTACTTCATCCGTGACGCCAGCAAGTCTTTCCCTTCAGGGCATTCGTCCGTCAGTGTGTACGGCGCGATCTTCATGATCTGGTATTTGCAGTGTAGGACGCCAAAGCTGCGCTCCAGCATGGCCATTCCGCTGTGCCAAATGGTGCTGGCGACCTGGGCAATGTTCTGCTCGCTTTCGCGAATCATCGACAATCGGCACCACTGGTGGGACGTGCTAGCCGGGGCCGCAATCGGAGCCGTTACAGCGTTTTTAACGGTGAGTTTCTAAATTATGAGTTTGAAGTTGAATGCCTTGTGAGTCACTTGTCCACCTTGCAGTGCACTTTGAGCTGTAAAAACTTTGCTAGCGCTAAGCAAAGCACGAGTAGCATCGCGTACAAAGATCATGGAACCAACCTGATAGAAACCAACGGCCGTTACAAGGAGGAACCCCTTCGAAATATTATCCACACCACGTGAAGCGGCAGCATCATTTCAACATTCGAACAGTGCTTTATTGTTTGTTTTCCGTTGTAGTTTAAGTTTTACCCTTTAAGttacgtattttttaattcaattgtgATTCATCAGTAGAAGACATCCGTTACCAtagttttatgtttaaaagaatCATTTTAGCTGAATTAATTGTGATATCAGACTTCAAAGTTGTCTTTCCAAATCGCATGGGAAGAAATATCTTGTGTACAACAAAATTGCGAGAGGAAGTGGCGTAATGCTTGGTAACATGAAACCGAATTGTATTATTCAATTTCTTATTGTCGGCAACAGCCAGGGCTGGGGTAGATTGATGCGTCATGTCGAAGATGCTACCGCATGGCACACAGGAGAGAaccagttgagcaattctctacgaaatcggtcttttttcttcaattttaatttttgtattttttaatccggctgaaacttttttggtgccttcggtatgcccaaagaagccattttgcatcattagtttgtccatataattttccatacaaattcggcagctgtccatacaaaaatgatgtatgaaaattcaaaaatctgtatcttttgaaggaattttttgatcgatttggtgtcttcggcaaagttgtaggtatggatacggactacactggaaaaaataatacacggtaaaaaaaaatttggtgatttttttatttaactttttatcactaaaacttgatttacaaaaaaacactatttttaattttttttattttttgatatgttttagaagacataaaatgccaacttttcagaaatttccaggttgtgcaaaaaatcactgaccgagttatgaattttttaatcaatactgattttttcaaaaaatcgaaattttggtcttaaaaatttttcaacttcatttttcgatgtaaaatcaaatttgcaatcaaaaagtactttactaaaattttgataaagtgcaccgttttcaagttatagccatatttaagtgacttttttgaaaatagtcgcagtttttcatttttttaaattagtgcacatgtttgcccagttttgaaaaaaatatttttgaaaagctgagaaaattctctatattttgcttattcggactatgttgatacgacctttagttgctgagatattgcaatgcaaaggtttaaaaacaggaaaattgatgttttctaagtttcacccaaacaacccaccattttctatcgtcaatatctcagcaactaatggtccgattttcaatgttaatatatgaaacaattgtgaaattttccgatcttttcgaaaaaaatatttttggaattttcaaatcaagacaaacattttaaaagggcgtaatattgaatgtttggcctttgtgaaatgttagtcttgatttgaaaattccaaaaatatttttttcgaagagatcggaaaatttcacaaatgtttcatatattaacattgaaaatcggaccattagttgctgagatattgacgatagaaaatggtgggttgtttgggtgaaacttagaaaacatcaattttcctgtttttaaacctttgcattgcaatatctcagcaactaaaggtcgtatcaacaaagtccaaataagcaaaatatagagaattttctcagcttttcaaaaatatttttttcaaaactgggcaaacatgtgcactaatttaaaaaaatgaaaaactgcgactattttcaaaaaagtcacttaaatatggctataacttgaaaacggtgcactttatcaaaatttcagtaaagtactttttgattgcaaatttgattttacatcgaaaaatgaagttgaaaaatttttacgaccaaaatttcgattttttgaaaaaatcagtattgattaaaaaattcctaactcggtcagtgattttttgcacaacctggaaatttctgaaaagttggcattttatgccttctaaaacatatcaaaaaataaaaaaaattaaaaatagtgtttttttgtaaatcaagttttagtgataaaaagttaaataaaaaaatcaccaaattttttttaccgtgtattatttttttccagtgtagtccgtatccatacctacaactttgccgaagacaccaaatcgatcaaaaaattccttcaaaagatacagatttttgaattttcatacatcatttttgtatggacagctgccgaatttgtatggaaaattatatggacaaactaatgatgcaaaatggcttctttgggcataccgaaggcaccaaaaaagtttcagtcggattaaaaaatacaaaaaaaatcgaatgaccgaaatcctagagaactgctcagttgtAGTAGTTTCCGTTTCTTTTATTATCATGCCGCGCTTAGTTGAGGTGGATTTAGTAGAATTTAGATGAATGAGCTTTCGAAGCTGTACCTGATACAATCATAGGGAAAAGTATTATCATGTTTCGAGGAGGTTCATTCAGCTGTAAAAGGTAGTATTTATGTTTAATAAGAGCGAATCAGTTTTAAATTACCAGAAAAAATGTTTACTCAATGTTACCTGGATTAGGAAGTATGTCTTATAATATTTAGAGGAAAAACAGGACATTAATTGCAAAAACTTACTCTATTAAGATTTCAGAACAGATTTCAttttaatgacaaaattgactacTCAATACTATACGTAAATTTATAGTCAACGAATAAAGATAATTGTGTACAATAAACCTATTTCTACGTTGAAATAAATTGTGAAATTCGAAACTCAACTTAGAATGTCTGCACAAGtgtccccaggcctgtaggggcagagggggcagaatgggctacccttggtttttggttttataatggatttagaccaactgtgAGCCatgggtcttataaaggacgtcgaATATCATCACCACACCGAAAACGGCGTTTGAAttgattgtatttttcgaattatgaccaaaaatgtaaatttattgacaacaccacgcaaatgttgtttatttcttgGTTttgaaataagctttctgaaaagttagattgtttgaaaaagtttgttcaatgcctataatgttactagatgttactaccaaagtaagcaaacaacaacggagcctttaaatcatttagaggcttggtggtggaagtgttaaattagaATCCACTTGGGGGAAGAATGGACCACAcatttcctgccttataaaaacaatcaaaagttacgaaATTTGAGTTAAAtagattatttcactcctggtagcttcgcAAATCACGTTAAaagcaacattagttgattttttaggtgttttgatgcttatttgtaaaaatagtgtcttattaCAACTTATTAAtagtgttttcaaaattgtttgttttggtaagtgactatctttataaaagtggtctaacttcatggatactatgttagaaaggtccctTTAGTCATTTCTGATCTCCCATCAagttgtattagacgaaatggcttgttttataaggtggcccattctgccccgcaccctggaaaagcagtcgattttttttaaatttcatcaaaaatagttttaagctaaaacaattcatcaaccaagtatacagcattttagggaacatcccaaagcataagcctactgcACTGAATtagtaaatttgtatgtttttcgaTTGTTTTAGAGACATTTTCCTAaggcggtccattctgccccctttatcaaaaatcaaatccttggcgttctcgattgcgagattcctactcgaaactaggtgtccgaaggcttgattgttgaggcaaatgcaaacctctttttacacctaagcttccatccaccccgggattcgaactgacgacctttggtttgtaagtccaactgcctaccagcgactccaccgggacaggacccagggagacgactcctacacctggactagctatcgacctaacccattgggttagaccggggcccacatttacttccccttccgacggaaggcgtggtcagacaaatctcgtctcgaaaaatggaCTGGGTGAAGGACCTTTatgtaatataatataatataatatcaTAAAGCTACtttctacaaattttgaaaagttttaaaatttagctAACTATGATTATGTACAACACGGAAATATACAATTCCCCAAAtagtgaattgtgttcatgaatttgagaaaaaCGAAGTAATAAATTCACGTTTTTAGTGGAAATGAAACATACTCCttaataaattccttcgtgattctctgaagaaaaaaaaaacgcacacaCAAATGATTTCACCAATTCAGGAAATGATTTTGTACTGCCAACATTGAAAAATAGGattacttaaggggttacatacatgtaaatcggcaaaaatgtcagaggttgatgTGAGCAcacattcaaactttttttttaaatctgcttTCAGGgtgttaaaatatacattttcatctgctaacaaaacaaatttgaggtcttctggatgtatcattgccgagataaagatagaagtttaaaaaagtcaCAGAGTAACCAAGAGAGAACAGAGTcatttagttttttgatttcATAGATAGCAGCGGGTCGCGTGGTTGATTTGTATGATTCGTaatgattttaagattttgtttttgtttacacagtttttttttttaataaccggGCCGAATTTCGTTGAGACACGCAAGTCGTATTGCTTgattatatcatcgatgatcggaaagcacgccgacgaatatgttttcGGGTTTATGAAAACCTATATCTATCAAatcgtttgaaaaaaagttcttccGATCGGATGAAGAATTTCTCGAGAATCGCGATCTCGATCGCGATCTTTATATTGAAACctttattcagcaattccatttcaaaagagcataaaacgaaaaaatccaaatcggagcaccttgatacgacctttGACACACTTGTAAAAAACTCGCCCCGAAGACTAAgacgcaaaataaaaaataatttgaaactgataaaaagtttgtacactttCAGATTGAATTTCAAGATAAATTTAGTTCAGACGAAGGATGTTTCTTTCACAATACACAGTTATATGAATATCCAAGTTATTGTATCCTCTATTGCCTCTTTTACCCAAACACTGTTTTCACAGAGAAATAATGGTGGACCGTAGTCattttgtgaataaaaaaaaatactatttaaaagcttacaataaaaaaaactgtgttgCAATAATCTTATCACCATACACTTTGTAACAGTACACAGAATGTTTGAAGGTTCCCGACGGATTAAAGTATTTCATGCAGTTTAGGCAGCTGTTTTACAGCTTAGCCTCCGTCTTCAGCAGCGGCGCCAGCTTCTGGGCCAGCATGA harbors:
- the LOC120414673 gene encoding phospholipid phosphatase homolog 1.2 homolog isoform X1; this encodes MLQKGHQSNAVISSFDGVMKSRTFLLVRRLVTLRRVITILVLFIAVSEFGWFPELVQRGFYCDDRTIQRPYNGDTITAGVIVVSGLLPLLLIWLAEALFYAPSTAEYMKMAEVPSSRSSTSWRQTWFWFKKYGRGLLLKLLVVDVLKIFAGEHRPHFLDTCRPNVVCEGSEYIAQYTCTNTEERPYFIRDASKSFPSGHSSVSVYGAIFMIWYLQCRTPKLRSSMAIPLCQMVLATWAMFCSLSRIIDNRHHWWDVLAGAAIGAVTAFLTCTLSCKNFASAKQSTSSIAYKDHGTNLIETNGRYKEEPLRNIIHTT
- the LOC120414673 gene encoding phospholipid phosphatase homolog 1.2 homolog isoform X2 is translated as MADVESLDKFGGGRRRISFPVVFDVVVCAAVVLFIAVSEFGWFPELVQRGFYCDDRTIQRPYNGDTITAGVIVVSGLLPLLLIWLAEALFYAPSTAEYMKMAEVPSSRSSTSWRQTWFWFKKYGRGLLLKLLVVDVLKIFAGEHRPHFLDTCRPNVVCEGSEYIAQYTCTNTEERPYFIRDASKSFPSGHSSVSVYGAIFMIWYLQCRTPKLRSSMAIPLCQMVLATWAMFCSLSRIIDNRHHWWDVLAGAAIGAVTAFLTCTLSCKNFASAKQSTSSIAYKDHGTNLIETNGRYKEEPLRNIIHTT